Proteins from a single region of Rhinatrema bivittatum chromosome 13, aRhiBiv1.1, whole genome shotgun sequence:
- the MAS1 gene encoding proto-oncogene Mas, protein MKYLSTTAATLETWTAGKNQSMEYTGSHKVILLIIPLFISTCGSLGNGIVIWFLSFRIKRNPFTVYILNLAVADISILLGISIFRLVLLLNPMFRSLTFFHKNANTFLILAMMLAFAYNTSLYLLTSISVERCLSVLYPIWYRCRRPKQQSAVVCAILWILSCLVTLIEYIVCDERSTLSGDVDFMIVEHSQCQAVFILVCILSFLIFTPLMVLSSLILLVKIKRNSWRHHSSKLYIVIMATVVLFLLFALPMRILMLLSYENRTLPPAIIFDISALFCSINSAANPFVYFFVGSQGQKNGLSLRIMLQRVFREEAEPRQQEVGITTGNTTEAEV, encoded by the coding sequence ATGAAATATCTATCCACCACTGCGGCGACACTAGAAACCTGGACAGCTGGGAAAAATCAATCCATGgagtacacaggctctcacaaagTCATCCTGCTTATTATTCCTTTGTTCATTTCTACCTGTGGATCCCTCGGAAATGGTATTGTCATTTGGTTCCTCAGTTTCAGGATCAAGAGGAACCCCTTCACCGTCTACATCCTGAACCTGGCCGTGGCAGATATAAGTATCCTTCTTGGCATTTCCATCTTCCGCTTAGTCTTGCTCCTGAATCCAATGTTTCGGTCCCTAACATTCTTTCACAAAAATGCTAACACATTTCTGATTCTAGCAATGATGCTTGCCTTTGCCTACAACACCAGCCTTTACCTCCTGACATCCATCAGTGTAGAGAGATGTCTGTCTGTCCTGTACCCGATCTGGTACCGCTGCCGGCGCCCGAAGCAGCAGTCCGCTGTTGTGTGTGCCATCCTGTGGATACTCTCGTGCTTAGTCACTTTGATCGAATATATTGTCTGCGATGAACGTTCCACCTTGTCCGGTGACGTGGACTTCATGATTGTTGAACACAGCCAGTGTCAAGCAGTCTTCATCTTGGTCTGCATCTTGAGTTTCCTGATCTTTACTCCCCTTATGGTGTTGTCCAGTTTGATCTTGCTTGTCAAGATCAAGCGGAACTCCTGGAGACATCACTCCTCCAAGCTCTACATAGTCATTATGGccacagtggtcttattcttacTCTTTGCCTTGCCCATGAGAATTCTTATGCTGCTGAGCTATGAGAACAGGACCTTACCTCCCGCTATCATCTTTGACATCTCAGCCTTGTTCTGCTCCATCAACAGTGCAGCTAACCCCTTTGTCTATTTCTTTGTGGGCAGTCAGGGTCAGAAGAATGGACTAAGCCTTCGGATCATGCTTCAGAGGGTCTTTAGGGAGGAGGCAGAGCCTAGACAGCAGGAAGTAGGGATCACGACTGGCAACACAACAGAGGCAGAGGTGTGA